Sequence from the Ereboglobus luteus genome:
AATTCGAAAATCAACAAACTTCGGCCCGCCCCCTTCAAAATTCCCTTTAAAAATTCCCGACTCGCACTCATCAATCAGCAAAACCACCCCCCATGAAAAAACACATCCTGTCATCACTCCTTGCTGTTCTTTTGATTGCCGGTTCCACCGCCGCCGCGTCCGCAGCTGAAAAAACAAAAGTCGAAATCGATGCCGGTTTTCCGGGTGGCAACATCATCGTAGTCGATGCCGGCGAGAGCGTCGTGCAACTGAAACAGGACTTGCGCGACACCAAGGGCAGATGGTTCTACTGGTCGTTCCGCGTCCGGGGCGCGCAGGGCAAAACGCTGGAGTTCCAGTTCGACGACAAAATCATCAGCTACCTCGGCCCGGCGATCAGCAAGGACGGCGGAAAAACATGGACATGGCTTTACAACAAAACCGGCAACCTCCCTTACTCAGCCGTCTCCTCCGCTTTCAAATACACATTCGGCAAGGATGACACGGAGGTGTTTTTCAGCCTCAGCCCCAATTACACCGAAAAGGAACTCAACGCCTTCCTCGAAAAGCACAAAACAAACCCCGCGTTGAAAATCGGCACGCTCTGCAAAACAACCAAGGGCAGAAACGCCGAGTTGCTCCGCGTCGCCGGGCAAAACCCAAAGAGCGGCTTCAAAGTTGCGCTCACAGCAAGACACCACGCCTGCGAGACGATGGCCAGCTACGCCCTTGAGGGCATCGTTGACACCATCCTTTCCGACACCCCCGACGGCCGCTGGCTGCGCGAACACGCCGACTTCCTCATCGTGCCGTTCATGGACAAGGACGGTGTCGAAGACGGCGACCAGGGCAAGAATCGCAAACCCCACGACCACAACCGCGACTACGCCAAGGAAATTCACCCGACCGTCCGCGCCTTCAAGAAACAAGTTTCCGAATGGATTGACGGGCGCCCCGCGGTTCTCTTCGACATGCACTGCCCCAGTGAAAAAGGCAAAACCCTCTTCTTCTTCACCGAGGCCGCCGAGTTGAACAAAAAGATTTCGGACAATGTGAACCGTTATTGCTCCATACTTGAGGCGGAAAGAAAAAGCCCGCTCTACTACAAAAAATCCCACAACCGGATAGCCAAAAACTCAAAGAACCCCGCCTTGGTGAAATGCAACACCTGGTTCATGACCCTGCCCGAAACGATCGCCGCCATGACATTGGAGATACCCTACGCCCTCGCCGCGGACATCGGCGCAACGGACGGCGCCGCCGTGACAGCGGATCGCGCGCGTCTGTTCGGAAAAGACATGGCGAAGGCGCTCCGTATCTTCCTCGAAACCCAGCCATGACACCGCCCGAGGCCTTGGCGTCGCACTGTCCCCATTTTCACCCTCCTTCAAAATTTTCTTCTGACTTTTCTCGAGTCCGTCGGCCATGCTCCTAAAAAGTTACAAAACACGACCCTTTTCGGCTTCGAACATCAACGGGCGAACACGGCTTGCGGCTCCAAGTATTCTTCAAGTCCGTAAATCCCGAACTCCCTGCCGACTCCGGATTGCTTGACACCGCCTGCGGGGATGCCCGCTTCGTCGAGCAAATCGAAACTCTCGTTGACCATCACGGCGCCGGCCTCAATGCGTCCGGCGATTTCTCTACCATGTTCCGAATTGGATGTGCTTATCCATCCTTGAAGTCCGTAAATTGTGTCGTTGGCGATGCGGACGGCGTCGTCTTCCGTCTTATATGTAATCACGCAAAGCACGGGGCCGAAAATTTCCTCGCGCGCAATGGTCATGTCGTTGTTAACGTTGGTGAATATCGTCGGCTTCGCAAACCAGCCGGCGTCCAAGCCGTTCGGATGGCCCTCGCCACCCGCCAGCAATTTCGCGCCTTCCGTGATGCCTTTGCGAATGTATTCTTGCACGCGATTGTATTGTATTTCGTTCACTAGCGGGCCGATGACGGTGTCCGCTTGATTGGGATTTCCAACTTTCCATGCGGGCAGCGCGCGCAGAAGCGCGGCTTTCATTTCCTCCAAACGATGCGCGGGAATAAGCAGGCGGCTGCCGGCAATGCAGGCTTGTCCGTTATTGCGAAAAACCGCCTCGAGTGCAAAGACGGCGGCCTTGTCGGCGTCCGCGTCGTCGAGGACGATGTGCGGCGATTTGCCTCCCAATTCCAGTGTCACGCGCTTGATGGTTGCCGCCGCCTCGCACATGACAGTTTTTCCCGTGCTGGTCGAACCGGTGAACGAAATTTTTGCCACATCTGGATTTCGCGTTAGTTCAGTCCCGACAACATTTCCGCGCCCGTTCACCATGTTGATGACTCCGGCGGGCAGTCCGGCATCATGAACGCACTCGGCGAGAATCCGCGTTTGAATTGTGCTGAGTTCGCTCGGCTTCACCACGGTCGCGCATCCGGCGGCAATGGCTGGCGCGAGTTTGTTGCACACCATAAAAATCGCCGAGTTCCACGGCGTGATCAGGCCGGCCACGCCAATAGGTTTCATGGTCACAACGGAAGGTCCCAGTCGTTTTGAAAACGAATAATTTTCCAGCGTCTTTTTCATGTTCAAAAAAACTTTGGCCGCTCCACGAATGGAAAATTTATTATGCAACGGCACACCTCCATATTCCTCGGTTCTGGCCGCGACGTGATCCGCCTCGCGCGCCAAAACCGCGTCGTGCAGGCGTTGCAACATTTCGGCGCGCTCGGAAACGGATGTCCGCGAAAACGCCTCGAAGGATTTCTTCGCAGCTCGCACGGCGTCGCGCGCGTCTTCCTCGTTTCCAAGCAAAACCCGCCCGATGACGCGTTTGTTCGCGGGATTGATTAAATCTATCGTTTCCGTTCCGCGTGATTCCACGAAGTGTCCGTTGATATAGTGCTGTGTGATGTGTTTCATTTTGTTACCTGATTTTTTGGTTTCGCGCGCACCACCGCCTCGGAAAAATATTTGCGACCGATCCAAAGAACGATTGCCGCCGAGCCGCCCAAAAGCGCGTATGTGAGCGCGATCGCAATCCGGAGATTTTCCCCGCTCGCGTATTTGTTCAGAAAAACAAGCAGGCTGGGCCCGAGGGTCATGCCGACCGCGTTATAACACATGATAAAAATGGCGGAGATTCGACCTCGGTATTCAACTGGTGTCGCAATTTGCAACGCCGCTCCGGCCACTCCCGAAAAAGGCTGAATGAATTGGATGGCTGCAAAGCAGAAAAGCACCGCGGCGAGTGACGAACCGAAGCCGAATCCCACGCCGCCAAGAATCGCGGCCATCGCCGCCACACGGGCGAAATGCCGCATGTGCGCGTCGCCTCTCCCGCGCGCAAAAGATCGATCAACCCGCCAGCCCGCGAAAATGTGACCGCACGAAACGGGAAATTGCGAAAGCGCGAAAATCGTTCCGACAACGCGTATGTCGAGCGAGTGCGCCCGAATCAAATACGCGGGCATCCACGCGGAAACGCCGTGCACCATCGCGCCGAGCAAACTAAATCCGGTAAAA
This genomic interval carries:
- a CDS encoding M14 family zinc carboxypeptidase, which produces MKKHILSSLLAVLLIAGSTAAASAAEKTKVEIDAGFPGGNIIVVDAGESVVQLKQDLRDTKGRWFYWSFRVRGAQGKTLEFQFDDKIISYLGPAISKDGGKTWTWLYNKTGNLPYSAVSSAFKYTFGKDDTEVFFSLSPNYTEKELNAFLEKHKTNPALKIGTLCKTTKGRNAELLRVAGQNPKSGFKVALTARHHACETMASYALEGIVDTILSDTPDGRWLREHADFLIVPFMDKDGVEDGDQGKNRKPHDHNRDYAKEIHPTVRAFKKQVSEWIDGRPAVLFDMHCPSEKGKTLFFFTEAAELNKKISDNVNRYCSILEAERKSPLYYKKSHNRIAKNSKNPALVKCNTWFMTLPETIAAMTLEIPYALAADIGATDGAAVTADRARLFGKDMAKALRIFLETQP
- a CDS encoding aldehyde dehydrogenase family protein; translated protein: MKHITQHYINGHFVESRGTETIDLINPANKRVIGRVLLGNEEDARDAVRAAKKSFEAFSRTSVSERAEMLQRLHDAVLAREADHVAARTEEYGGVPLHNKFSIRGAAKVFLNMKKTLENYSFSKRLGPSVVTMKPIGVAGLITPWNSAIFMVCNKLAPAIAAGCATVVKPSELSTIQTRILAECVHDAGLPAGVINMVNGRGNVVGTELTRNPDVAKISFTGSTSTGKTVMCEAAATIKRVTLELGGKSPHIVLDDADADKAAVFALEAVFRNNGQACIAGSRLLIPAHRLEEMKAALLRALPAWKVGNPNQADTVIGPLVNEIQYNRVQEYIRKGITEGAKLLAGGEGHPNGLDAGWFAKPTIFTNVNNDMTIAREEIFGPVLCVITYKTEDDAVRIANDTIYGLQGWISTSNSEHGREIAGRIEAGAVMVNESFDLLDEAGIPAGGVKQSGVGREFGIYGLEEYLEPQAVFAR